Proteins from a genomic interval of Eriocheir sinensis breed Jianghai 21 chromosome 20, ASM2467909v1, whole genome shotgun sequence:
- the LOC127001137 gene encoding uncharacterized protein LOC127001137 isoform X2 — protein sequence MGMGVQYHHQLYPPTPTQDYVIENNLYEPLPGPVHPTRARDDQQQVYVVENNLYEPLPGPVHPTRARDDQQQVYVVENNLYEPLPGPVNPTRARDDQQQVYVVENNLYEPLPGPVNPTRARDDQQQVYVVENNLYEPLPGPVNPTRARDDQ from the coding sequence GCATGGGGGTCCAGTATCACCACCAGCtttacccacccacacccacacaagacTATGTCATCgagaacaacctgtatgaacctCTCCCTGGACCTGTACACCCTACCAGAGCCAGGGATGACCAGCAACAAGTATACGTCGtggagaacaacctgtatgaacctctccctggacctgtacaccccaccagagccagggatgaccagcaacaagtatacgtcgtggagaacaacctgtatgaacctctccctggacctgtaaaccccaccagagccagggatgaccagcaacaagtatacgtcgtggagaacaacctgtatgaacctctccctggacctgtaaaccccaccagagccagggatgaccagcaacaagtatacgtcgtggagaacaacctgtatgaacctCTCCCTGGACCTGTAAACCCCACCAGAGCCAGGGATGACCAGTAA